The DNA segment CCTCCTTCAGCAGGACCGCGGTGGAAGAGGCCGCCCGATGGCTGCCGCACGTCCCCCGCGGCCTGATCACCCACCACCCGGGCGACGAAATGATCAAGGACGCGCTGGACCTCAAGGCCACCTGGGTGTGTCCGGAGCTGAAGCCCGAGCTCACCCGGGACCTCGTGGACCGCTGTCACGAGAGCGGCATCCAGGTGGATGCCTGGCCCACCGCGGAACGTGCCCACCTGCTCCGCTGGGTCGGGATCGGAGCGGACGCCGTGACCACGGACCACCCGGGGCGGATCGACGAGTGGCTGGCCGCGTCCGGCAGCTGACGGTGTGCCCCGCGCCGGACCTCTTGGCGGTGGGAGGAGGCCGGGGCCGATTCCCGGGGACCGGGGCCGTGTCCCCCGTGACCACCGAGCGGACCCGGCGGCCATCTCGGCCCGGCCATCAGCGGTCCTGCCATCAGCGGTCCTGCCGTCAGCGGTCCTGCCCATGAGTGGTCCTGCCCATGAACCCCGCAGTCGGAATGCTCACGCAGACGCCTCCGGCGCCCCCGTTCGCAGCCCGTCCATCACCAGGTCCAGCAGCCTGCCGGCGCGGGCCTGCCAGTCACCGTGCGGGTCGATCATCCACAGGCCCGCTATCGCCAGCATGAAGTCGTCCGAGGTCACGCCGGGGCGGATCGTGCCCGCCCTCTCATTCGCCGCGAGCAGCAGCGTGACCGCTTCCGTCAGCGGACCGTGCGCGAGGCTCTTCATGGCGCCGCGGGCGGCCGTCGCCTCGCGCAGTGCCTCGGCCAGACCCGCCTTGGCCATCGCGTACTGCGCGAGCCGGTCCATCCACTCGCGCAGCGCCTCACGGGGCGGCCGGGTGCACAGCAACTGCCCGGCCGCCTCAGCGACGTGCTCCACCTCGTACCGGTACACCTCCAGGACCAGTGCTTCCCGGCTGGGGAAATTCCGGTAGAACGTGCCCTGCCCGACACCCGCTTTCCGCGCGATCGCGCTCAGTGGTGTGTCCGCCGAGTGCGTCAGCTCGGCCAGGGCCACCGCAAGGATGCGCTCACGGTTGCGCTGCGCGTCCGAGCGCAGCGCCGCCTGCCTGTTGGGGTGTCGCATCAGTCCTCCTCCGAAAGCGGCCGGGAATGATCCTTGCTGGGCGGACAGTTGTCCACTACGGTCGGAAACTCGGAGTGGACAGTTGTCCGTTTCGCATGGACCACCGTAGCGGCGGCCATGGTCCCGGCGCTCCTCCTGCATACAGCGCTGATTCTTCCCGCACACAGGAACCCGAAAGAAGGCCCCCTCATGGCCCCAGCGGGCATACCCGCCTCCAGTACCGTCACGCTGCACATCAATGGAGAG comes from the Streptomyces sp. NBC_01471 genome and includes:
- a CDS encoding helix-turn-helix domain-containing protein encodes the protein MRHPNRQAALRSDAQRNRERILAVALAELTHSADTPLSAIARKAGVGQGTFYRNFPSREALVLEVYRYEVEHVAEAAGQLLCTRPPREALREWMDRLAQYAMAKAGLAEALREATAARGAMKSLAHGPLTEAVTLLLAANERAGTIRPGVTSDDFMLAIAGLWMIDPHGDWQARAGRLLDLVMDGLRTGAPEASA